A portion of the Krasilnikovia cinnamomea genome contains these proteins:
- a CDS encoding metal ABC transporter substrate-binding protein — protein sequence MSRSSIGARLLGGVLALSLLPTAGCAAVSAADGTGRLVIAVTVAPLTSIVSAVVGDRGRVEGIVPEGTNSHTFEPAPSVAKLLSQADVVFLNGLGLEEPTARLAEKNRKPAAKIVELGTGVLPEDQWIFDSSFPKEDGKPNPHLWTDPTYVIRYARFIADTLGARSPADATYFRSNADRFVASVDRLIVALRTDQETVPVDRRRLLTYHDAYAYFGRSFQWTIVGAVQPRDFSDPTPRELADLIDQIRAARVPTIFGSEVFPSKVLAEIGRATGARYEDTLRDDDLPGSPGQPEHSWLGLMRYNLGTMIRGLGGTATNVDAVATAQTDVVDEAVYPQ from the coding sequence ATGAGCCGATCATCGATAGGCGCCAGACTCCTCGGCGGCGTACTCGCCCTGTCGCTCCTACCGACGGCCGGCTGCGCTGCCGTGTCCGCGGCCGACGGTACGGGCCGGCTGGTGATCGCGGTGACGGTCGCCCCGTTGACCAGCATCGTGTCCGCCGTCGTCGGCGATCGCGGCCGGGTCGAGGGCATCGTGCCGGAAGGCACGAACAGTCACACGTTCGAACCCGCGCCGAGCGTCGCCAAGCTGCTCAGCCAGGCCGACGTCGTGTTCCTGAACGGGCTGGGCCTGGAGGAGCCGACGGCGCGACTCGCCGAGAAGAACAGGAAGCCCGCGGCGAAGATCGTGGAGCTGGGCACCGGCGTCCTGCCCGAGGATCAATGGATCTTCGACTCCTCGTTCCCGAAAGAGGACGGCAAGCCCAATCCCCATCTCTGGACCGACCCGACCTACGTCATCAGGTACGCCCGGTTCATCGCCGACACGCTCGGCGCGCGAAGCCCCGCCGACGCGACCTACTTCCGGAGCAACGCGGACCGTTTCGTCGCATCGGTCGACCGGCTGATCGTGGCCCTGCGCACCGACCAGGAAACCGTCCCGGTGGACCGGCGCAGGCTGCTGACGTACCACGACGCCTACGCCTACTTCGGAAGGTCGTTCCAATGGACGATCGTCGGCGCCGTGCAACCACGCGACTTCTCGGATCCCACGCCCCGCGAGTTGGCCGATCTGATCGACCAGATCCGGGCGGCGAGGGTGCCGACCATCTTCGGGTCCGAGGTGTTCCCCTCGAAGGTACTGGCGGAGATCGGGCGGGCCACCGGCGCCCGGTACGAGGACACCCTGCGCGACGATGATCTGCCCGGGTCGCCCGGTCAGCCGGAGCATTCCTGGCTGGGCCTGATGCGGTACAACCTCGGCACCATGATCCGCGGTCTGGGCGGAACAGCGACGAACGTGGACGCGGTGGCGACGGCCCAGACCGATGTCGTCGACGAGGCGGTGTATCCGCAGTGA
- a CDS encoding TetR/AcrR family transcriptional regulator, which yields MSKGEETRAAVLDQAVDVARRVGLSGLTIGSLAEQAALSKSGLFGHFRSKEALQLQVLEHARAGFEEAVARPALRAPRGEPRLRELFDRWLNWDALPGGCPFVAAATEFDDRPGAVRDRLVRDERDMFETIGTVFRSGIAEGQFRGDADPDQFAQDFYGVILARHHTMRLLGDERADSRARRAFEALLAAARTTPSD from the coding sequence GTGAGTAAGGGCGAGGAAACCAGGGCGGCGGTGCTCGACCAGGCCGTGGACGTCGCGCGCCGGGTCGGGTTGAGCGGCCTGACCATCGGCTCGCTGGCCGAGCAGGCCGCGCTGTCCAAGAGCGGCCTGTTCGGGCACTTCCGGTCCAAGGAGGCGTTGCAGCTCCAGGTGCTGGAGCATGCCCGGGCGGGTTTCGAGGAGGCCGTGGCCCGGCCGGCGCTGCGCGCGCCGCGCGGCGAACCCCGGCTCCGTGAGCTGTTCGACCGGTGGCTGAACTGGGACGCGTTGCCCGGTGGCTGCCCGTTCGTGGCCGCCGCGACGGAGTTCGACGACCGACCCGGCGCGGTGCGCGACCGGCTGGTCCGCGACGAGCGCGACATGTTCGAGACGATCGGCACGGTGTTCCGGTCCGGCATCGCCGAGGGGCAGTTCCGGGGCGACGCCGACCCCGACCAGTTCGCCCAGGACTTCTACGGCGTGATCCTCGCCCGCCACCACACGATGCGGCTGCTCGGCGACGAGCGCGCCGACAGCCGCGCCCGCCGCGCCTTCGAGGCGCTGCTCGCCGCCGCCCGCACCACCCCGTCCGACTGA
- a CDS encoding transglycosylase domain-containing protein — translation MPPSGSLHRLGVVADLSSEHKEPGPRHRRPSRMRRLLKRATVVATVLTVGAGITVVGYVHSVQLPADPVEVQASTLYYRDGRTILARVGTQNHSDVALSAVPEEVQRAVLAAEDRDFYDHSGYSVRGILRAVVANLRGKRQGASTVTQQYVRNAFLTQDVSLDRKAKELALAIKLERKLTKDEILERYLNTIYYGRNAYGIAAAAHAYFGVTTDRLTAAQGAVLAAVIKDPFRYDPANDAAAAQQRWAWVVDAAQEKGWLGGVLEYPKVSQPSAAAAGPSGIVIDRVEQELAAHGVTSRMLHTQGLSIVTTLDAKAQAAGIAQVAKHLAGQPKDLRVALVAVDPRSGGVLAYYGGKQRGYFDDASAAHPAASTFKPIVLATALEAGISAQSLWDGSSPRLFPGRLGVPLYNHDDLQCPVCTLEESMIGSLNTPFYAVTEKLGADSVRKMAHSLGIPTAYGGTPALVDGKGDPKPGRTRPDIAIGRYAVTPADLATVYGTFAGAGVRHDRHFVESVTSPGGRRIWETRPRTRHVLDQAAAADVTSVLAAVVDKHAMTPDRPAAGKTGTQQWANTSDNQDAWMAGYTPELACAVWIGKADPGPIRDKRGKAIEGETLPAQLWTAFIREALRGRPVTPLPGPANVGRPAPFDIKPPTAETVPGEVPPKETRPRPEQLVPDARRKADLGRQDAGVTKQPRTAQ, via the coding sequence TTGCCACCCTCCGGGTCGCTGCATCGTCTGGGGGTTGTGGCGGATCTATCAAGCGAGCACAAAGAGCCGGGGCCGCGTCACCGGCGTCCGAGCCGGATGCGTCGGCTCCTGAAGCGTGCCACTGTGGTGGCCACCGTCTTGACGGTCGGAGCCGGCATCACAGTGGTGGGCTACGTACATTCCGTGCAGCTACCAGCTGACCCGGTCGAGGTGCAGGCGTCGACGCTCTACTACCGCGACGGCAGGACGATCCTGGCTCGGGTCGGTACGCAGAACCACAGTGATGTCGCGCTGTCCGCGGTGCCCGAGGAAGTACAGAGGGCGGTCCTGGCCGCCGAGGACCGCGATTTCTACGACCACTCAGGGTATTCGGTGCGCGGCATACTGCGCGCCGTGGTGGCGAACCTCCGCGGTAAGCGCCAGGGCGCGTCCACGGTCACCCAGCAGTATGTGCGCAATGCGTTCCTGACCCAGGACGTGTCCCTGGACCGCAAGGCCAAGGAGCTTGCGCTCGCCATCAAGCTCGAGCGCAAGCTGACCAAGGACGAGATCCTGGAACGCTACCTCAACACGATCTATTACGGCCGGAACGCGTACGGGATCGCCGCGGCGGCGCACGCCTACTTCGGCGTCACCACCGACCGGCTGACCGCGGCGCAGGGCGCCGTGCTCGCAGCCGTGATCAAGGATCCGTTCCGGTACGACCCGGCCAACGATGCGGCCGCGGCCCAGCAACGCTGGGCATGGGTCGTCGACGCGGCGCAAGAGAAGGGCTGGCTCGGCGGCGTTCTGGAGTATCCGAAGGTGTCCCAGCCGTCGGCGGCGGCTGCCGGGCCGAGCGGCATCGTGATCGACCGGGTGGAGCAGGAACTGGCCGCCCACGGCGTGACCTCGAGGATGTTGCACACGCAGGGCCTGTCCATCGTCACCACACTGGACGCGAAGGCGCAGGCGGCCGGCATCGCCCAGGTCGCCAAGCACCTGGCCGGGCAGCCGAAGGATCTGCGGGTGGCGCTGGTCGCGGTGGATCCGCGCAGCGGCGGGGTCCTCGCCTACTACGGTGGCAAGCAGCGCGGCTATTTCGACGACGCCTCGGCCGCTCACCCGGCCGCCTCGACGTTCAAACCGATCGTGCTGGCCACCGCGCTGGAGGCCGGGATCAGCGCGCAGTCTCTGTGGGACGGCAGTTCGCCCCGGCTGTTCCCGGGCCGGCTCGGCGTGCCGTTGTACAACCACGACGACCTGCAGTGCCCGGTCTGCACGCTGGAAGAGTCAATGATCGGGTCACTGAACACTCCCTTCTACGCGGTGACGGAGAAGCTGGGCGCGGACAGCGTCCGCAAGATGGCCCACAGTCTGGGCATTCCCACCGCCTACGGGGGCACCCCCGCACTGGTGGACGGAAAGGGCGACCCGAAGCCCGGCCGGACCCGCCCTGACATCGCGATCGGCCGCTACGCGGTCACGCCCGCCGACCTTGCCACCGTCTACGGCACCTTCGCCGGCGCCGGTGTCAGGCACGACCGGCATTTCGTGGAATCGGTCACCAGCCCCGGTGGGCGCCGCATCTGGGAAACCCGGCCGCGGACCCGGCATGTGCTGGATCAAGCCGCCGCCGCCGACGTCACCTCCGTGCTCGCCGCGGTCGTGGACAAGCACGCCATGACACCTGACCGGCCGGCCGCCGGCAAGACCGGTACCCAGCAGTGGGCCAACACCTCCGACAACCAGGACGCCTGGATGGCCGGCTACACACCCGAACTGGCCTGCGCGGTGTGGATCGGTAAGGCGGACCCCGGGCCGATCCGCGACAAACGAGGCAAGGCCATCGAGGGGGAGACCCTGCCGGCTCAGCTCTGGACCGCCTTCATCCGGGAGGCACTGCGCGGCCGCCCGGTGACGCCGCTGCCGGGACCGGCGAATGTCGGCCGGCCCGCCCCCTTCGACATCAAGCCGCCCACAGCCGAAACCGTGCCCGGTGAGGTTCCTCCGAAGGAGACCCGACCCCGTCCGGAGCAGTTGGTGCCGGACGCCCGCCGGAAGGCGGATCTCGGAAGACAGGACGCGGGAGTCACGAAGCAACCGCGAACTGCACAGTAA
- the sigK gene encoding ECF RNA polymerase sigma factor SigK, translating to MSDAGEGVNRPEPPAAVTGHAPVQDAEALLRSVARGDDAAFARLYDLVAPRVFGLVRRVLRDPAQAEEVTQEVLIEVWRTAARFDASRGSATGWVFTIAHRRAVDRVRAEQASAERASRYAAGTGQTPYDEVVDAVTGRLERQQVRRCLQSLTDVQREAITLAYYGGHSYRQVAELLGSALPTIKTRMRDGLIRLRDCLGVEVAS from the coding sequence ATGAGCGACGCTGGTGAGGGTGTGAACCGGCCGGAGCCTCCGGCGGCGGTGACCGGCCACGCACCGGTGCAGGACGCCGAGGCGTTGCTGCGGTCCGTCGCCCGCGGCGACGACGCGGCGTTCGCCCGCCTGTACGACCTGGTCGCGCCGCGGGTGTTCGGCCTGGTACGGCGGGTGCTGCGGGATCCGGCGCAGGCGGAGGAGGTAACCCAGGAAGTGCTGATCGAGGTGTGGCGCACGGCGGCTCGGTTCGACGCCTCGCGCGGCTCGGCCACCGGCTGGGTGTTCACCATCGCGCACCGCCGCGCCGTCGACCGGGTCCGCGCCGAGCAGGCCAGCGCGGAACGGGCGAGCCGGTACGCGGCCGGCACCGGCCAGACACCGTACGACGAGGTCGTGGACGCGGTCACCGGCCGGCTGGAACGCCAGCAGGTTCGCCGTTGCCTGCAGAGCCTGACCGACGTGCAGCGCGAGGCCATCACGCTGGCCTACTACGGTGGCCATTCGTACCGGCAGGTCGCCGAACTGCTTGGCAGCGCGTTGCCGACGATCAAGACGCGGATGCGGGACGGGCTGATCCGCCTGCGGGACTGCCTGGGTGTGGAGGTGGCGTCGTGA
- a CDS encoding metal ABC transporter permease, with the protein MNPIVEAVIDPLRYAFFQKGLGVAVLSGALLGFIGVYITLRGMSYIGHGLSHSIFGGFAASQLISARYYLWGAGVWGVLSAVSILAVTRRRRIGADAAIGVVTTASFALGVALLTRFGTTGPSFENALFGSILGISRGQLIALCLVAALTVAVVFLRYRALLFATFDPDVAQVSGVNVVATDVLLLTTLSLSLLTTLTVVGVTLVAAMLVIPPVTARMLSDSFARILLLSTLAGAAYGLVGMYLSYHAGVPSGTMIVLVGAAGFLVAAATRRRRPRPVGAAPTRTRRQAGRFANPPTRSPSRPHSSPSRW; encoded by the coding sequence ATGAACCCGATCGTCGAGGCGGTCATCGATCCGCTGCGGTACGCCTTCTTCCAGAAGGGGCTGGGCGTGGCCGTACTGTCCGGCGCTCTGCTGGGTTTCATCGGCGTGTACATCACCCTGCGCGGCATGAGCTACATCGGGCACGGGCTGTCGCACTCGATCTTCGGCGGCTTCGCGGCGAGCCAGCTCATCAGCGCCAGGTACTACCTGTGGGGGGCCGGGGTCTGGGGCGTCCTGTCCGCCGTCAGCATCCTGGCCGTCACCCGTCGCCGCCGCATCGGCGCCGACGCCGCCATCGGTGTGGTCACGACGGCGTCGTTCGCCTTGGGGGTCGCTCTGCTCACCCGCTTCGGCACCACCGGGCCCAGCTTCGAGAACGCGCTCTTCGGCAGCATCCTGGGCATCTCACGCGGGCAGCTCATCGCCCTGTGCCTGGTCGCCGCGCTGACCGTGGCTGTCGTCTTCCTCCGCTACCGGGCGTTGCTGTTCGCCACCTTCGACCCGGACGTTGCGCAGGTCAGCGGCGTGAACGTCGTGGCAACGGATGTTCTGCTGCTGACCACGCTGTCGTTGAGCCTGCTCACCACACTCACCGTTGTCGGGGTCACGCTGGTCGCGGCGATGCTCGTCATCCCACCGGTCACCGCGCGCATGCTCAGCGACTCGTTCGCCCGGATCCTGTTGCTCTCCACGCTGGCGGGGGCGGCGTACGGCCTGGTCGGCATGTACCTGAGCTATCACGCCGGGGTGCCCTCCGGCACCATGATCGTCCTTGTCGGAGCCGCGGGTTTCCTCGTCGCGGCCGCGACCCGACGAAGGCGACCCCGCCCGGTCGGGGCCGCGCCCACCAGGACCCGCCGCCAGGCGGGGCGGTTCGCGAACCCACCGACTCGTTCGCCGTCGAGGCCGCATTCGTCACCGTCGCGGTGGTAG
- a CDS encoding GGDEF domain-containing protein, with translation MDDHAMGVEELSAALLEIEEQVITDSEAGYSTAAGLEQRAAALGDEGLLMRARLCRTALALATGRLAGIAWQLQDIQAWAQRHEDRLLQARTHLISSMIERMAGDGAKALEHALSAVELLDDTATTFTQIKHRTKLADALAQIGAMDAARVRYRQAEELAQAAHQWQRLIILLNNWAFLEHEAGEFSRAQHVAARMVEYAEAHAVDLDQSALHTLADIQVANGEYQQAATTMRTCIAQHEAGHVDQADDLAYFLLTLARAQRGLGDTTAAQHSLDACRALCDESGLNGPLVQAYGEQAELHAARGDYAAAFTAQKEFVAAQERLRSKEREAEAQIRHAIFETTEAREDARRFREQALRDPLTGLHNRRFVDEELSALIAVDPALSVALVDIDHFKRINDTLSHDTGDQVLVQVAKLLETGLAAVTPDGFVARIGGEEFLAVLPATPVAEAAAKLDTIRQAIADHVCDGLPDGWSVTVSIGVAAADETSPPAQSSALADADRNLYAAKHQGRNRVVTGTPRDRRVRAYRDREGT, from the coding sequence ATGGACGATCATGCGATGGGCGTCGAGGAGCTGTCGGCCGCCCTGCTCGAAATCGAGGAACAGGTCATCACTGACTCCGAGGCCGGCTACTCCACCGCGGCCGGCCTCGAACAGCGGGCCGCGGCACTGGGCGACGAGGGCCTTCTCATGCGCGCCCGGTTGTGCCGGACCGCTCTCGCCCTGGCGACCGGCAGGCTCGCCGGGATCGCCTGGCAACTTCAGGACATTCAGGCGTGGGCGCAACGCCACGAGGACCGGCTGCTGCAGGCCCGCACCCACCTCATCAGCTCGATGATCGAGCGCATGGCCGGTGACGGGGCCAAGGCCCTGGAGCACGCGCTGAGCGCGGTGGAACTGCTCGACGACACCGCCACCACCTTCACCCAGATCAAACACCGGACCAAGCTGGCCGACGCGCTGGCCCAGATCGGCGCGATGGACGCGGCACGCGTGCGCTACCGCCAGGCCGAGGAGCTGGCGCAGGCCGCGCACCAGTGGCAGCGGCTGATCATCCTGCTCAACAACTGGGCCTTCCTCGAGCATGAGGCTGGTGAGTTCTCCCGCGCCCAGCACGTCGCAGCCCGGATGGTCGAGTACGCCGAGGCCCACGCCGTCGACCTCGACCAGTCGGCCCTGCACACGCTCGCCGACATCCAGGTCGCGAACGGCGAGTACCAGCAGGCCGCGACGACGATGCGTACGTGCATCGCCCAACATGAGGCCGGACATGTCGACCAGGCCGACGATCTGGCCTATTTCCTGCTCACTCTGGCCCGCGCCCAGCGCGGGCTCGGCGACACTACCGCGGCCCAGCACAGCCTGGACGCCTGTCGCGCGCTATGCGACGAGAGCGGGCTGAACGGGCCGCTGGTTCAGGCGTACGGGGAGCAGGCCGAACTGCACGCGGCGCGCGGCGACTACGCGGCGGCGTTCACCGCGCAGAAGGAGTTCGTCGCCGCCCAGGAGCGACTGCGCTCAAAGGAACGGGAAGCCGAGGCGCAGATCCGGCACGCGATCTTCGAAACCACCGAGGCCCGGGAGGACGCCAGGCGCTTCCGCGAGCAGGCCCTGCGTGACCCCCTGACCGGCCTGCACAACCGTCGTTTCGTCGACGAGGAACTCTCCGCCCTGATCGCGGTGGATCCCGCTCTCAGCGTGGCGCTGGTCGACATCGACCACTTCAAGCGCATCAACGACACGCTGTCGCACGACACCGGCGACCAGGTGCTCGTACAGGTCGCGAAGCTGCTGGAAACCGGCCTGGCCGCCGTCACCCCCGACGGTTTCGTCGCCCGCATTGGCGGCGAGGAGTTCCTTGCCGTGCTGCCGGCGACTCCCGTCGCCGAGGCGGCCGCCAAGCTCGACACCATCCGGCAGGCCATCGCCGACCACGTCTGCGACGGGCTCCCCGACGGCTGGTCGGTCACGGTCAGCATCGGCGTCGCCGCGGCCGACGAGACCTCGCCACCAGCCCAGTCCAGCGCCCTGGCCGACGCCGACCGCAACCTGTACGCCGCCAAGCACCAGGGCCGCAATCGGGTGGTCACCGGGACGCCCCGGGATCGCCGCGTGCGCGCCTACCGCGACCGCGAGGGCACCTGA
- a CDS encoding STAS domain-containing protein, whose protein sequence is MTEQCSWETHHEDPGGAIRIVVRGDVDASVDEALAAVIVATVEQCQVAVLVIDLAQVSFLGAAGIRALLRGRDAAAERGYRYRVVGAHGIAQYVLRVSGVAELLASLAGD, encoded by the coding sequence ATGACGGAGCAGTGTTCCTGGGAAACACACCACGAGGATCCGGGAGGGGCGATCCGGATCGTGGTGCGTGGGGACGTGGACGCCAGCGTGGACGAGGCGCTGGCCGCCGTCATCGTCGCTACGGTTGAGCAGTGCCAGGTGGCCGTGCTGGTCATCGACTTGGCGCAGGTGTCGTTCCTGGGCGCGGCCGGGATTCGGGCGCTGTTGCGGGGCCGGGACGCGGCGGCGGAGCGCGGATACCGGTACCGGGTAGTCGGCGCGCACGGCATCGCGCAGTACGTGCTGCGCGTGTCCGGGGTGGCGGAGCTGCTGGCCAGCCTGGCTGGCGACTGA
- a CDS encoding anti-sigma factor has translation MSTDIHALAGAYALDAVDDIERAAFERHLAGCASCAAEVAGFREATARLAEGTWSVPPPGLRDEVLAAVGRTRQLPPGPARRERGAGAALSRWRRYTVAAAAAGILAAGAGAATWAVQEQRVREQQAVADAARAGAARVQAILAAPDVQIRTSAVRGGGRVVVAASASYNAGVVVLTASTAPAPNQALQLWLIKGATPTNAGVLPPGQAASLRVVDGLVGYDALGVSLEPAGGSTTPTEPILAVVSMA, from the coding sequence GTGAGCACCGACATCCACGCCCTGGCCGGTGCGTACGCGCTGGACGCGGTGGACGACATCGAACGGGCCGCGTTCGAACGGCACCTGGCCGGCTGCGCGTCGTGCGCGGCCGAAGTCGCCGGGTTCCGGGAGGCGACCGCCCGGCTGGCCGAGGGCACCTGGTCCGTGCCGCCGCCCGGGCTGCGCGACGAGGTGCTGGCCGCCGTCGGTCGCACGCGGCAGCTACCGCCCGGACCGGCGCGGCGGGAACGCGGTGCGGGTGCCGCGCTGTCCCGGTGGCGCCGGTACACGGTGGCCGCCGCCGCGGCGGGCATCCTGGCCGCCGGCGCGGGCGCGGCAACCTGGGCTGTTCAGGAGCAGCGGGTCCGCGAGCAGCAGGCCGTGGCGGACGCGGCGCGGGCCGGGGCGGCCCGGGTGCAGGCGATCCTGGCTGCCCCGGACGTGCAGATCCGCACGTCGGCCGTGCGCGGTGGCGGCCGGGTCGTGGTGGCGGCGTCGGCCAGCTACAACGCGGGTGTCGTGGTGTTGACGGCGAGTACAGCGCCGGCGCCGAACCAGGCGCTGCAGCTGTGGCTGATCAAGGGCGCGACCCCGACCAACGCGGGCGTCCTGCCGCCGGGACAGGCGGCGTCCCTTCGGGTGGTGGATGGCCTGGTCGGGTACGACGCGCTCGGCGTGTCCCTGGAGCCTGCCGGTGGCTCGACCACCCCCACCGAGCCGATCCTCGCCGTGGTTTCCATGGCTTGA
- a CDS encoding STAS domain-containing protein codes for MDPAQDRPPTGPDPHDGYGPPPLRWVVEQVDTRLLVRLSGELSTASAPRVRAVLVKALADHPDAVVVDLAGLVVRQSAAVTVFKAAARQAARWPGIPLLLCTADPPTTKLLRALRLPVFPTAQQALATAPQPRLTMLADTLLPVPSAAHHARELAAEACTRWRLPHLIGFAGLIASELVANAVEHARTLVDIRFTVGHRYLMISVRDGSTDVPSPSWAPLSDAETGRGMLLVDATAHRWGSLPVEGGKVVWATLRTRPVPDDRPNGGPA; via the coding sequence ATGGACCCGGCACAGGATCGGCCCCCTACCGGCCCGGACCCGCACGACGGCTACGGGCCGCCCCCACTGCGCTGGGTGGTGGAGCAGGTGGACACGCGGCTGCTGGTGCGCCTGTCCGGTGAGTTGTCGACGGCCAGCGCCCCCCGGGTGCGGGCCGTACTGGTGAAAGCGCTGGCCGATCACCCCGACGCGGTGGTGGTGGACCTTGCCGGGCTCGTCGTGCGGCAGTCCGCGGCGGTGACGGTGTTCAAGGCGGCGGCCCGGCAGGCCGCCCGCTGGCCCGGTATCCCACTGCTGCTGTGCACCGCCGACCCGCCCACCACCAAGCTGCTGCGCGCCCTGCGGCTGCCGGTGTTCCCGACGGCGCAGCAGGCGCTGGCCACCGCACCGCAGCCCCGGCTGACCATGCTCGCCGACACGCTGCTGCCCGTGCCCAGCGCGGCGCACCACGCCCGGGAACTGGCCGCCGAGGCGTGTACCCGCTGGCGGCTGCCGCATCTGATCGGCTTCGCCGGCTTGATCGCCAGCGAACTGGTCGCCAACGCCGTCGAGCACGCCCGCACCCTGGTCGATATCCGATTCACGGTCGGCCACCGATACCTCATGATCAGCGTACGGGACGGCTCGACGGACGTACCGTCTCCGAGCTGGGCGCCGCTGTCCGACGCTGAAACCGGGCGGGGCATGCTGCTGGTCGACGCCACCGCGCACCGATGGGGGAGCCTCCCCGTGGAGGGCGGCAAGGTCGTGTGGGCCACCCTGCGCACGCGACCTGTCCCAGACGACCGGCCGAACGGGGGACCCGCGTAG
- a CDS encoding alpha/beta fold hydrolase yields MRAAFAVLNRAAPALAARWAEHIWFTLPGSATQARPIPVPGGQPFTVRAEGHDVAGQVWGNGPTVFLMHGWGGYAGQLASFVTPLVDRGQRVVAFDAPSHGRSAPGAYGPRSSSIPEFAAALTAVVAEFGPARAVIAHSMGGTATAVALCDGLPAGRIALLAPMASPASHARQLTDVLGFGEPTYQRLIARVERRVGVPMHHFDVPELGRAVAMPPTLVVHDRDDRHTPVGGGAAIAAAWPAARLHVTEGLGHRRLLHDPDVVAKVVDFVTA; encoded by the coding sequence ATGCGGGCGGCGTTCGCGGTGCTGAACCGCGCCGCCCCCGCGCTCGCCGCCCGCTGGGCCGAACACATCTGGTTCACCCTGCCGGGATCCGCCACCCAGGCCCGGCCGATTCCGGTGCCGGGTGGTCAGCCCTTCACCGTCCGCGCCGAGGGGCACGACGTCGCCGGCCAGGTGTGGGGCAACGGTCCGACTGTGTTCCTGATGCACGGCTGGGGTGGCTACGCCGGCCAGCTCGCCTCGTTCGTCACGCCGCTGGTGGACCGCGGACAGCGCGTTGTGGCGTTCGACGCGCCCAGCCACGGCCGGTCCGCCCCCGGCGCGTACGGGCCTCGGTCGTCGTCCATCCCCGAGTTCGCGGCCGCCCTCACGGCGGTCGTCGCCGAGTTCGGCCCGGCCCGCGCCGTGATCGCCCACTCGATGGGCGGCACCGCCACCGCGGTGGCCCTGTGCGACGGCCTGCCCGCGGGCCGGATCGCGCTGCTGGCCCCGATGGCCAGCCCGGCGTCGCACGCCCGCCAGCTCACGGACGTGCTCGGCTTCGGTGAGCCCACCTACCAGCGGCTGATCGCGCGCGTCGAACGCCGCGTCGGCGTCCCGATGCACCACTTCGACGTGCCGGAACTCGGTCGCGCGGTCGCGATGCCGCCCACCCTGGTCGTGCACGACCGCGACGACAGGCACACCCCGGTCGGCGGCGGCGCGGCGATCGCGGCGGCCTGGCCCGCGGCGCGGCTGCATGTCACCGAGGGGCTCGGGCACCGGCGGCTGTTGCACGACCCGGACGTCGTGGCCAAGGTCGTCGATTTCGTCACCGCCTGA
- a CDS encoding metal ABC transporter ATP-binding protein: MAVGYDGPLVLSDITVDVCRTDFTAIVGPSGGGKTTLLRVLLGTLRPVAGRVERRPALRTSYVPQLETVNWDFPLTVSECVLTGITRHRVVPWPSRAERAAVGALLDRLGIGSLHRRHIRELSGGQQQRMFLARALMQDPELLVLDEPTSGVDATTRHEILHLLADLHAGGIAIVLSTHDLNGMAAHLPRLVCVNRRIIAAGDPDEVIMPLVLEQTYGARMEVLRHLGLPQVVESPARWATLRKAG, from the coding sequence GTGGCAGTCGGCTACGACGGTCCGCTCGTGCTGTCCGACATCACGGTCGACGTGTGCCGGACCGACTTCACGGCGATCGTCGGTCCGTCCGGCGGCGGCAAGACGACCCTGCTGCGGGTGCTGCTGGGCACGCTGCGTCCGGTCGCCGGCCGCGTCGAGCGCCGGCCCGCCCTGCGGACGTCCTATGTCCCGCAGTTGGAGACGGTCAACTGGGACTTTCCACTGACCGTGTCCGAGTGCGTCCTCACCGGCATCACACGCCACCGCGTGGTGCCGTGGCCGAGCCGGGCGGAGCGCGCCGCCGTCGGTGCTCTGCTCGACCGGCTGGGGATCGGCTCGCTGCACCGGCGGCACATCCGCGAACTGTCCGGCGGACAGCAGCAGCGCATGTTCCTGGCCCGCGCGCTCATGCAGGACCCGGAGCTGCTCGTCCTGGACGAGCCGACGTCCGGGGTGGACGCGACCACCCGGCACGAGATCCTGCACCTGCTCGCCGACCTGCACGCCGGGGGTATCGCGATCGTGCTCAGCACGCACGACTTGAACGGGATGGCGGCGCATCTGCCCCGACTGGTCTGCGTCAATCGACGGATCATCGCGGCGGGCGACCCCGACGAGGTCATCATGCCGTTGGTGCTGGAGCAGACGTACGGCGCGCGGATGGAGGTGCTGCGCCACCTCGGGCTCCCCCAGGTGGTGGAGTCCCCGGCGCGGTGGGCGACCCTCCGGAAGGCGGGCTGA